ACCGAAGGCTGAAGCTACTGCAAGGAAACAGGCCAAGAAACAAGGAGCAAGTGCAAACTGGAAAGAAAGAAAATATCAGGTACTTCATTTCTCCTTCCTACAATTTCCTAAAGTGACTTGACAAGTACAAGTGCAGAAGAACATACATGACTGAGCTGAGAATCAGAAAGAGCATTGAACTGGGAATGTTCCGTGGAAGTGGCTTACACAGTGTAAGAAAATCCACATGCACACAATTAATACATTTCCATTGTGGCAAGCATTGCCTTTTTATATGGATGTGTGCCAGGACAAGTGAGTATAACCCACTGCAATGTTTTTATTCCTACAGTATTGCAACTCTTCTGTTAAACCTTAAAATCGCAGAAGTCAGCCTTctgacatacaaacatatgacttAGGAATAGATgttggctattcagcccttcaagcttgcttcgccattcaataagattacggCTCATTTGATTttaacctcaattccacattcctgcctacccccgataacctttcacccacttCTTCGTCAAGCTCTGAGACATTTTTCTAATTTACAGTGCCAGATAAATGCAAATTTGTGTTTTTTCACAGACTGACCTGATCAAGTAACATTTTCTTAAATGCCGCAGTTTTGTCGCGTCCAACGATAATTCGATCCAGAACCTTGTACCATACTCCAAGAACAGGCCCCTATGGTAaaggattaaaaaaaaacacaattacaTCAACTTAATGAATTGTAATTTCAAAAGGGATAACAGTGAATCAATATTGTCAAAACTGTCAAAGTCATAACTGCACCATCTGCTGTATTTTCAGCTGATCTCTCTCCCACACCTCGATTTCTTAGAACAGAAAGCAGTCATACCATCAGATATTTGCAAATGTGAAGCTACCTTCATCATTTTAGATTACTTTTCAAAGGTGATTTTCTACTTGGTACAACCTACATAATAAGATTCAGTTGCTGCTAAGGAGTTACTGCCCAGGGGTGGAAACCATTAGgttctggagatttgtcagtctttaatgcTTTTTTTTCTAATACTAATTTGTTGCTTTGGTGAATTCCAGCTTGATTTGTTTTTAGAATGTCAGGAATATTACCCCTGGAATACAATACCTTACAATGTAGACTGACACAAACTAATTATTCAACAAGTCTGCAATTTCCTTTTGCTCATTTGCACCATCAGCTGCACCTGATGTTAGGGTGATATTGCCAAGTGACAGAGGTGGATGGGAAAGAGGAGGGGGCCACAGTGAATCTGTGCTGTGTTCTCTCTATtgtcttgacatccttcctatgaaATGGAGCCCGAAAAGGCACAGAATTTCCCACATTGTCGCATGTTACTTCCTCAGAGCGACAATCACCAGTGGATTGTCACTCCAtagccgcatggtggcacagtggttagcaccgctgtctcacagcgccagggcgacAGGtacgattccaggcttgggtcagtgtctgtgcggagtctgcacgttctccccgtgtctgcatgggtttcctccgggtgctccggattcctcccacagtctgaaagacatgctggttaggtgcattggccatgctaaattctccctcagtgtacccgaacaagcgtcgGAGtatgggcaactaggggattttcacagtaacttcattccagtgacactaataaataaactttaacctttgctGGAATTCCAAAGCCCCTATCTTATCTGAGCTTCctcactcaggctgggtgagacaaGAACAGTGAAGCAGCTCCGAGATGCAGGGGGGTGTAAATGGGGTGCAGCGAAGGAGGACACCCCCCCTTTTTTTTGGCACTAGATGCTGTAAAGCAGGTAGGTTTAAATGGACCATTGAAAGGTAGAAGGTAAGTTTCAAAGGTAAATGaatgggatgtggggatggcggtTCAGACATCGGCGAGGTTCTGcatggttgggggggttggggggggtcgcGATGTCGCGTCCAGTGTCATGTCGGGTCAGGGGTGGAGAGTTTCCGATGCTAGTTCAGACTGGGGAGGATGGGCCTGGTGTCAGAACGGGGGTCCTCAGGGGTTGTATTGGGTGGAGGGGTCTTAGGCTGAGTCTTTgaaatagttactctgaagttaGACGTGTTTCTTTTTTCCTCCCAACTCGCTCATTTTAACTACGAGGGTAAAACTTGCAGAACGATcagaagttagtgatttaaattgctttcaccgctcagaaaaatattttcagaatctCTGTTCAATTAAATGTCCCATCCAATACTCAAATTACAGCTACTAGCACTCTTCATCTTCAATCGCTACCTGAACAAGTAGTTTGGGAAATGTTTCTGTTAAAGGGGCAACAAAAATAATTGTTATTGCGTGACATTGCGCTTTAAACATAAACTCTAATCCTATCATCTTGCACATCATATTTGTTGTATTCTGATCCAACTCCGCAAAGACTTACCACATAAATTAATCCAACAGCAGCCATTCTGATCGTCCGCTTTGTGTCATGATTTGCAAATCCTCGCCGTTCAATCAGCTGTTGTGAAACTACGTCACTGCATCCGACTAAAGTACCTGCAAAATCAAGGAGCAATCAATCATTAATGGTGTTCAAAGCCTTCTCAGGACAAAAACTTGATGTTTGAATCAGAGTTCAGCAATCAAATTCACATTAGTTAGGTTGATCCAATAATGTATGCAGGTATTAACagctacatatacacacacaagcaAATGTTGCACATGAGCATGCACTCATTATTAAAAAGATTTATTGTATTCTTCAAATCTCTTATCTTTATACAATTAGGTAGTTGATATGCAATTTTATTCATACGACAGTGATGGTAGCACTGATTATACAACACATTTTTAATGCAGAATTTAATTTTGCAATAATGTTAAATGTTTCCAAGCTCTTAAATTAATCTTCTAATTAGACTCTCATAAACCACACTTGAACAAGCTGCAGGTGCCACCCAGGTATGATCTTTCTCTCATTATTCAATCTGCTCAATGGGAggattatcttatgaagaaaggttggacaggccagGCTCGTATCCGCTGGAGTAAGAgacacttgattgaaacatacattttcctgaggggtcttgataggttggatgtggagaggatgtttccttttgtggtagaatctagaactaggggtcactgtttaaaaataagggtttgcACGTTTAAGAccgagattaggagaatttttttctctgaaggtcatgagtctctggagctctcttcctcaaagggtggtggaagcagagtctcaatatttttaaggcataGCTAGATAGACTCTTGATAAGCAAAGATGTGAAAGGTTATCTGGGGTATacagaaaaatggagttgaggttacaatcagatcagctgcaATATTATTGAACGGTGGCTCGgcacgaggggctgagtggcctactcctccttctcATGTGTATATTATGTTCCTCTGAGGAGGAGATTGATGCTTAACTTTGCGTCAGTATCTCATACAACAGTACAACTGAGACCAGGCAATGCAGGACTACACACCCAAACCAGATTTCTCACACCGCTCCCACTTCCAGGTTACTACCGATTCAGTGAACAAAATACTTTTTCACAATTTCTCCAAATTTAATTCCTATCAAAGCAAATCATATTTTAGAGAATGGAATATTTTTTCACATTTGCCACCCGTAATAAGTATAGACCATGCATGCAAGGTCTAGAGtggattaaagctccctctgctccaCCTAAACAATACACCCTGCCCTTAACTACTTTTCAGCAGAATTATCTTTGTTCTAATTCACAGACTAGCCATTCTTTTTACTGCTGTAATTAAGTAGCATGGACCTATATGCTCAGgtgtttaggagaatgaggggtgatctcaccaaaacatataaaattcttaaagggcttgacAGCATAGATGATGAAAAACTGCTTTCTCTGGCTGAATtgtagaactaggggccatagtctCATGACAAAGGGGTtgatcattttggactgagaggaggagaactttcttcactcaaagggttatgaatcttggGAATTCTCTACTTGAGAGAGCAATGGATCCTCAGCTTTGGAATATATTCAAGACAAGGATCGAAAGATTTTTGGACAAAGAAATCGaggatgagaaagtggagttgatgtaaattatcagctgtgatcttactgagtGCTGGTCAGATTTGGAGCGTTGTTTGTCCTACTCCAGCTCTTATTTTAAGTAAAACGATTTCAAGTTTGGCCCCAACTGTGTTGTTCTATCAGCAGCCTTATGTTTAGAATCTGTGGTTTATAGACAAAGGATAAAGTCTGTCCAAAATCTTCTCACAAGTCCCTACCAGACTAGTTTGAATTTGAGCCCAGATCCCAGGGATGAAAATACGATGTGTTACCACTTTCCCCTGAATTAGCTTTTTGAATTTCTAACCTTTGTATTTCATTATTTTCATATAGAAGTGCTGTCTTGTTAGGAGAATGTCTGAATGCACAAAAGTTACACG
Above is a window of Mustelus asterias chromosome 5, sMusAst1.hap1.1, whole genome shotgun sequence DNA encoding:
- the mpv17 gene encoding mitochondrial inner membrane protein Mpv17; translated protein: MAMPWRVYQMMMSKHPWKIQILTAGTLVGCSDVVSQQLIERRGFANHDTKRTIRMAAVGLIYVGPVLGVWYKVLDRIIVGRDKTAAFKKMLLDQFALAPCFLACFLAVASAFGGHSSEEIWLKLKKDYKDTLISNYYIWPAVQVLNFYFVPLVYRLPLIQVVALMWNTYLSWMANKI